A genomic region of Mesobacillus jeotgali contains the following coding sequences:
- a CDS encoding nitroreductase family protein: MLELNDVIHGHRSIREYEDKEVSQDLLDKILEAGIRASSSGNMQTYSIIVTKDKELKKKLYNAHMEQSMVVDAPILLTFCADFNRMRKWLELNDAPVHFDNYMSFMIGAIDAALASQNCALAAENEGLGICYMGSTLANCDQIGELLNLPPNVVPVVGYSLGYPAENPAPRDRLPLQGLVHYDQYQDYSDEEIQEIYQDRNEKGWNRYMAVPKLKEMTEQLGLKNLAQIYTIAKYTKESHQEFSQTVLKYLERQNFMNNE; encoded by the coding sequence GTGTTGGAATTGAATGATGTGATCCACGGGCACCGATCGATTCGTGAATATGAAGATAAGGAAGTTAGTCAAGATCTGCTCGATAAAATCTTAGAAGCGGGTATTCGTGCCTCTTCAAGCGGAAATATGCAAACTTATTCGATCATTGTCACGAAAGACAAAGAACTAAAGAAAAAATTATACAATGCTCATATGGAGCAATCGATGGTGGTTGATGCGCCGATCCTTCTAACATTTTGTGCTGATTTTAATAGAATGAGGAAATGGCTTGAACTCAACGATGCACCTGTTCATTTTGATAATTACATGAGCTTTATGATCGGGGCCATTGATGCTGCTTTGGCGTCACAAAACTGCGCTTTAGCAGCTGAAAATGAGGGGCTGGGCATTTGCTATATGGGTTCTACGCTAGCCAATTGTGACCAAATTGGTGAACTGCTGAATTTACCGCCAAATGTCGTACCTGTTGTCGGCTATTCATTAGGGTATCCAGCAGAAAACCCTGCCCCGCGCGATCGGCTGCCATTGCAAGGACTTGTTCACTACGACCAGTATCAGGATTATTCGGATGAAGAGATTCAGGAAATTTATCAAGATCGAAACGAAAAAGGATGGAACCGCTACATGGCCGTCCCAAAACTTAAAGAAATGACAGAACAATTGGGATTAAAGAATCTTGCTCAGATATATACGATAGCCAAATATACAAAGGAATCGCACCAGGAATTTTCACAAACAGTGCTGAAGTACTTGGAGAGACAAAACTTCATGAATAATGAATAA
- a CDS encoding uracil-xanthine permease family protein: MDRKQDNNIIIGVDDKISYSKAFVLGLQHVLAMDLYIAPIIIAGLLALSTENTSFFIQMCFLATGIATLIQTGAGIKLPVVQGPSYVPIGAIAAIGGKLGLGAIAGSLIPGAIIIALLGYPLKWFAKAVRKIIPPLVGGTVIIIVGIALMPIGLNNIYHSPGNIGENILVAAISAGVLVICMLLGRKRHGLGTFFRLVSVIIAIIAGTVAASFFGGVDFSPVKSASWFSLPTLFPFGKPIFDVSAIITIVFVYLIILIETTGTWFVVSTVTGKELDEKRLNRASVGEGLGCFVGALFGSTPMTGYSSNAGLLAITGVASRLAIMASGVILVCLGLIPKLSTAITCIPEPVINGIFGIVCVAIVTNGMKVIQPLNIDDRNMMVIGLPILLTIAATLLPKEVLYSMPDWANYILSSGITVGALAAVLLNLVIPAEKPTTQALETNKEEAYNV; the protein is encoded by the coding sequence TTGGACAGGAAACAGGATAATAACATTATCATTGGTGTCGATGATAAGATCAGCTACAGCAAAGCATTTGTATTAGGCTTACAGCATGTACTGGCAATGGATTTATACATAGCACCAATCATTATTGCTGGGCTTTTAGCATTAAGCACCGAAAACACCTCTTTTTTCATTCAGATGTGCTTCTTAGCCACTGGGATTGCTACACTGATCCAAACTGGCGCAGGAATTAAACTGCCTGTTGTACAAGGACCGTCTTATGTTCCAATCGGAGCCATCGCGGCCATTGGAGGAAAGCTGGGCCTCGGCGCCATAGCCGGAAGTCTGATACCGGGCGCGATTATCATTGCTCTTCTAGGCTACCCATTAAAGTGGTTCGCAAAAGCAGTCCGGAAGATCATCCCTCCACTTGTAGGCGGTACAGTGATCATCATTGTCGGGATTGCGTTAATGCCTATCGGTCTAAATAACATTTACCACTCTCCAGGCAATATCGGCGAAAACATCCTTGTTGCTGCAATCTCTGCAGGAGTCCTGGTAATTTGTATGCTGTTGGGCCGCAAAAGACATGGGCTCGGAACATTTTTCCGTCTTGTTTCCGTCATTATTGCGATTATCGCCGGAACAGTTGCCGCAAGCTTCTTTGGCGGAGTAGACTTCTCGCCGGTTAAAAGTGCAAGCTGGTTCTCCTTGCCAACACTATTTCCATTCGGAAAACCTATTTTTGATGTAAGTGCCATTATTACCATTGTGTTTGTTTACTTAATTATCTTGATTGAAACAACAGGTACATGGTTCGTCGTTTCTACGGTTACAGGAAAAGAGCTTGATGAAAAGCGCCTTAACCGCGCTTCTGTTGGTGAAGGACTTGGATGCTTTGTCGGCGCACTGTTCGGAAGCACTCCTATGACAGGCTACTCATCTAACGCAGGATTGCTTGCAATCACCGGTGTAGCCAGCAGATTGGCCATTATGGCGAGCGGTGTAATCCTCGTATGTTTGGGGCTTATTCCTAAGCTTTCCACTGCTATCACTTGCATACCTGAGCCTGTTATCAACGGAATTTTCGGTATCGTCTGTGTGGCGATCGTGACAAACGGCATGAAAGTGATCCAGCCGCTCAATATTGACGACCGCAACATGATGGTCATCGGCCTTCCAATCCTGTTAACCATTGCAGCAACCCTTTTGCCAAAAGAAGTCCTATACAGCATGCCGGACTGGGCTAACTATATCTTATCTTCTGGAATTACTGTCGGTGCACTGGCAGCCGTGCTGCTGAATTTGGTCATACCAGCAGAAAAACCAACCACACAAGCATTAGAAACAAACAAAGAAGAAGCATATAACGTCTGA
- a CDS encoding acyl-CoA thioesterase: MMVMQMKPEYEDFPLKAYDKIRYADTDRQGHVNNALFSTFLETGRTELLYAREPLHAENASFVIASLKLDLLSEIRWPGTVEIGSAITRVGNSSFSLFQGIYQNGKLAAVAETVIVQMDENTRKSAPLSSGTKERLKEYLVELEK, translated from the coding sequence ATGATGGTGATGCAAATGAAACCGGAATATGAGGATTTTCCGTTAAAGGCATATGACAAGATCAGGTATGCAGATACGGATCGTCAGGGACATGTTAATAACGCACTGTTTTCAACCTTCCTGGAAACGGGAAGAACGGAGCTTCTCTATGCAAGGGAGCCGCTGCATGCTGAAAACGCCTCGTTTGTCATAGCAAGTCTAAAACTGGATTTACTTTCTGAAATACGATGGCCTGGGACAGTGGAAATCGGCAGTGCCATTACAAGAGTCGGAAACAGTTCCTTTTCTTTATTTCAAGGAATCTATCAAAATGGCAAGCTTGCTGCAGTGGCAGAAACCGTCATCGTGCAAATGGACGAGAACACTAGGAAGTCTGCGCCACTTTCCTCTGGAACAAAAGAGAGATTAAAGGAGTACTTAGTGGAACTAGAAAAATAG
- a CDS encoding AraC family transcriptional regulator: MNILIKNLPETEIAYIRRTGSYFEPQEHWGKLINWATGNGLYPPQQSFIGISLDNPAEVESKDCRHDACVTIPDGFEKENHKDMKFRKLEGGQYALYSFYEKPEKLHSAYQYMFGEWLPNSDYAADYERYNLEFNMNNPSEDPEGKCRVDLFIPVKKRRS, translated from the coding sequence ATGAATATCTTAATTAAGAATTTACCTGAAACAGAGATAGCGTATATCAGACGAACGGGGAGTTATTTTGAGCCCCAAGAACATTGGGGGAAGCTGATCAATTGGGCAACTGGCAATGGACTATACCCGCCCCAGCAGTCTTTTATCGGTATATCCTTAGATAATCCGGCTGAAGTTGAAAGCAAGGATTGCCGTCACGATGCCTGCGTTACAATACCTGACGGATTTGAAAAAGAAAACCATAAAGATATGAAATTCAGGAAGTTGGAAGGCGGACAATATGCCCTGTATTCCTTTTATGAAAAACCTGAAAAGCTACATTCTGCTTATCAATACATGTTTGGCGAATGGCTGCCAAATAGTGATTATGCAGCCGATTACGAGAGGTATAACCTCGAATTCAACATGAATAACCCTTCGGAAGATCCTGAAGGGAAATGCAGAGTTGATTTATTTATTCCTGTTAAAAAGAGAAGATCTTAA
- a CDS encoding NUDIX hydrolase, giving the protein MMIKFSINDDRSFHLRSAAIIQHNGRVLFQRPVDSENWFLPGGRVEHFESTEETLKRELKEEFNLQADHMKLCWVVEYFLEAENKKIQELGMHYLVEIPEHHTLKDYKDEFKGLEDEYIHRWIEINELDQYKIVPEFVVPQLQKLGDSSNVEHTVLAVVR; this is encoded by the coding sequence ATGATGATTAAGTTCTCCATAAATGATGATAGAAGCTTTCATTTAAGATCTGCAGCCATTATTCAACATAATGGCAGGGTTTTATTTCAAAGGCCGGTTGATAGTGAAAATTGGTTTTTACCAGGAGGAAGAGTTGAGCACTTTGAATCGACGGAAGAGACGTTAAAAAGAGAGTTAAAGGAAGAGTTTAACTTACAAGCAGACCACATGAAACTCTGCTGGGTAGTGGAGTATTTTTTAGAGGCAGAGAATAAAAAAATACAGGAATTAGGTATGCACTACCTTGTGGAAATTCCTGAACATCATACATTAAAAGACTATAAAGATGAGTTCAAAGGACTGGAAGACGAATATATTCACAGATGGATTGAGATCAATGAACTTGATCAGTACAAAATAGTACCCGAGTTTGTTGTTCCTCAGTTACAAAAGTTGGGGGATAGCAGCAATGTTGAGCATACAGTTTTAGCAGTAGTAAGATAG
- a CDS encoding aromatic ring-hydroxylating dioxygenase subunit alpha codes for MQQDHVLRKDWIVACRAEDLKEKPVQVIIMGERLAIFRNSEGVHAFKDLCVHRGAALSLGEVKNDCLVCPYHAWEYNQDGDCVNIPQLPEGRAIPKKAKAISYSCIEKYGFIWVNLANNLPEFFKYEEMEGDNWHNVIWGPQSVEAKPPRIIENFLDVGHLAVVHEGFLGTDSHRIIEDYAVNRIDNRIFSDEIPIYQPDPDGAGKPKYVYYTYEIVRPLTVKFTKRDRENNTEMTILLTVRPESENTSVAYGILSFNYETGLSDTEIIEFQNEIFAQDKPVVENQKPEELPLDLQVELSLVCDRMSIAYRQYLKELGVSLGTA; via the coding sequence ATGCAGCAAGATCATGTATTGCGCAAAGACTGGATTGTTGCCTGCAGAGCTGAAGACTTAAAGGAAAAGCCTGTCCAGGTCATCATTATGGGGGAACGGTTAGCGATATTCAGGAATAGTGAAGGTGTACATGCATTCAAGGATTTATGCGTACATAGAGGAGCAGCTTTGTCTTTGGGAGAAGTGAAAAATGACTGTCTTGTATGCCCTTACCATGCCTGGGAATATAACCAGGACGGAGATTGTGTGAACATTCCGCAGCTTCCTGAAGGGCGTGCAATCCCTAAGAAGGCAAAAGCCATTTCCTATTCATGCATCGAGAAGTACGGATTTATTTGGGTGAATCTAGCCAATAATCTGCCAGAGTTTTTCAAATATGAAGAAATGGAAGGGGACAACTGGCATAATGTCATCTGGGGTCCGCAATCCGTTGAGGCAAAGCCGCCGCGCATCATTGAGAACTTCCTGGATGTAGGTCATCTGGCGGTGGTCCATGAGGGCTTCTTAGGAACTGATAGCCATCGAATCATCGAAGACTATGCAGTGAATCGGATCGATAATCGAATTTTTTCAGACGAAATACCAATCTATCAGCCAGATCCTGATGGGGCAGGAAAACCGAAATATGTCTATTATACCTATGAAATTGTTCGTCCTTTGACGGTTAAATTTACAAAGAGAGATCGTGAAAATAACACGGAAATGACAATTCTTTTAACAGTACGTCCTGAAAGTGAAAACACATCAGTGGCCTATGGAATTCTCTCCTTTAACTATGAGACAGGTCTTTCCGATACAGAAATCATCGAGTTTCAAAATGAGATTTTCGCACAGGATAAACCGGTAGTTGAGAACCAAAAGCCGGAAGAGCTTCCGCTTGATCTGCAAGTCGAGCTTTCGCTGGTATGTGACCGGATGAGCATTGCATACAGACAGTATTTAAAAGAGCTTGGGGTGAGCTTGGGTACGGCGTAA
- a CDS encoding GNAT family N-acetyltransferase: MNSAAEIIQELTDKEQWLEAFPVMNQLRTELTQVTYLELLEEMRKDGYSLYALYIDNRIVSLAGLSWRVNFYNKRHVFIYDLVTDNAHRSSGYGEKLLSYIHNWAKENGAEYVALESGIQRDKAHRFYEEKLDYDKWCYSFRKPL; this comes from the coding sequence GTGAATTCTGCGGCAGAAATAATACAAGAATTAACGGATAAAGAACAATGGTTAGAAGCCTTTCCGGTTATGAATCAGCTGCGTACTGAGCTGACTCAAGTGACATACCTGGAGTTACTTGAAGAAATGAGGAAAGATGGGTATTCTTTATATGCTTTATATATAGATAATCGGATTGTATCCCTGGCTGGTCTAAGCTGGAGAGTTAACTTCTATAATAAACGTCACGTTTTTATCTATGATCTGGTAACAGATAATGCTCACCGTTCATCTGGGTATGGAGAGAAATTATTAAGTTATATACATAATTGGGCAAAAGAAAATGGAGCTGAATATGTGGCGTTAGAATCAGGCATTCAGCGAGACAAAGCTCACCGTTTTTATGAAGAGAAATTAGATTATGATAAATGGTGTTACTCATTTAGAAAACCATTATAG
- a CDS encoding DUF2812 domain-containing protein, giving the protein MKKFKMFVDIEKEEQWLNEQLQKGYRCTNISGLGIYTFEKTDKRYVMRLDYQEYLSKEKLNEYKGIYEDFGWKYIKGTWLGGIQYWQKEDDGQNEIFSDRQSRRNYYKRLMGYSSSLAIVFLLLSYTIYKDSGLYLTEGLWSMNGSLFWKAFLFETPFAILRLFPAIIVAFYSISYYKAYRKYSMLKEK; this is encoded by the coding sequence ATGAAGAAGTTTAAGATGTTTGTTGATATTGAAAAAGAGGAGCAATGGCTGAACGAGCAATTACAAAAAGGCTATCGCTGCACAAATATTAGTGGATTAGGAATATACACCTTCGAAAAGACTGACAAGAGATATGTGATGCGACTGGATTATCAAGAATATTTATCAAAGGAAAAACTTAATGAATATAAAGGGATATATGAGGACTTCGGTTGGAAATATATAAAAGGTACCTGGCTTGGTGGAATTCAATATTGGCAAAAGGAAGATGACGGACAAAATGAAATCTTCTCGGATCGCCAATCGAGGAGAAATTATTATAAAAGATTGATGGGTTATTCATCTAGTTTAGCTATAGTGTTTTTGCTTTTATCTTATACGATATACAAAGATTCAGGATTATATTTAACCGAAGGTCTTTGGAGTATGAACGGTTCATTATTTTGGAAAGCATTCTTATTTGAAACTCCATTTGCCATTTTAAGGTTGTTTCCCGCCATTATAGTTGCTTTTTATAGTATCAGTTACTATAAAGCTTATCGAAAGTATTCTATGTTAAAAGAAAAGTAA
- a CDS encoding PadR family transcriptional regulator, producing the protein MKHKLLPLSETMHYILLALREPLHGYAVMQKIEKISNGTVVLAAGTLYGAIENLNKHGWIESVGESGRRKVYMITAEGNAILKMEQDRLLHILSLYEGSEGNEEV; encoded by the coding sequence ATGAAACACAAATTATTACCGTTGTCTGAAACCATGCATTATATTTTATTGGCTCTGCGTGAACCGCTCCACGGCTATGCCGTCATGCAAAAGATCGAAAAGATTAGTAACGGTACTGTTGTTTTAGCAGCTGGTACATTATACGGTGCAATTGAAAACTTGAATAAGCACGGTTGGATTGAATCTGTTGGAGAGTCAGGCCGGAGGAAAGTTTATATGATCACTGCGGAAGGAAATGCGATTTTAAAAATGGAACAAGACAGGTTGCTGCATATTTTATCCCTGTACGAAGGAAGTGAAGGCAATGAAGAAGTTTAA